A single Agromyces sp. CF514 DNA region contains:
- a CDS encoding ThuA domain-containing protein: MHRAVPIPRTRRRTTAFATAFAVIAGLALPALWSPPPAAQAADLEATADFRVLVFSETAGFRHGSITPANTLIEDLAEENGFEAVFTEDSSVFAPANAAELALFDAVVFNSTTGDVLTADEQTTFEEYIRGGGGYAGIHSASDTEYDWPFYGGLVGGYFNGHPAPQQATVKIEDKVNPSTMHLEGDTWLLSDEWYNYRNFTRDNVHVLLSLDETSYTGGTQGADHPIAWCQADYEGGRSWYTGLGHIESNYEIPAFRQHILGGIEIAAGVVPSGCAATQSANYEKVTLDDNTQNPMAMDIAPDGKVFYAERNGRLQQIDPETNATTTALTLAVTQANEDGLLGVVLDPDFAENGWVYLYYAPNNVGGDGPHNRLSRFTYDFDTKTASLASEKVLMKVTTQRNTCCHAGGDMLFDNDGNLVLATGDNTNPFESDGYAPIDERTGRSDFDAQKSSANTNDLRGKVLRITPQADGTYTIPDGNLFDEADDATSKTRPEIYAMGFRNPFRIGLDPQTNKLFVADYGPDAGSANANRGPGGTVEWNIVDEPGNYGWPLCVGIKCYRDWNFATSTAGPAFDPAAPINNSPNNTGLTTLPPVIQPEWWTENGTAALYPEIGNSGAPMGGPVYRFDPDLESDTKWPAYWDGKAIFGEWNQGKQYSIQLDEETGSEIVDINRILPGIFDGGGDWHRSMDFEFGPDGALYVIDWGSDFGGSTADSGVYRIDYVQGSPSPIARASADVTNGPDETLTVNFSSEGTRHPLALDYTLEWNFGDGTATSSEANPTHTYEGAGQYTAQLTVTDELGHSAVANVQIVVGNAVPTVQITFPEQGGFFEWGDQVRYEVTVNDPDASGPIDCSNVTVVAALGHDSHNHDFGEQHGCEGSIQTIRDAGHGLEANLFWVINVNYADDGGAAGVPLTGFGTNILNPKYFQAEYFDETGRIGGTGGADDGVRTETTGDSAGGGRNVSHIETNDWWSYEPINLKGIDSVSLRIAKGFAGDGTIAARWNSPTGPTLGTVTFQPTNGANGQPAWQTYRDFPMTLDTAATNGETGTLYFVLTSGGANVNNLVFEGDGVDTNASPTGELTVDVTSGEPPLAVNASIDATDPDGDSSLLTYKWDAGTGGGFVSGTSEFATTYTTPGAYTLTVRVTDGGGAYRDFKQTITVDSAPIGICYSGRSDGFDGTSLDTTNRWNRSVRIDQFAQVANGALTIPASLTDIHAAGTGTSNIVLQDIPEGAFSMTAKINFPARVQYQQAGLTIYGDDDNYLKLVQMARGQTSDPANRVFQFLKEDDATPVERNTAALGADFPDTYYVRLASDGTTVTASYSANGTDFTTMTDTFTLAGISNPKIGLLALGSNSAPSQAYGVINAKVDWFQVTPDDTATAETPNDEFDGAALDACRWEVVNEDASGYRVADGRLQIDTSPFDIYNSDTGVTNFVLQPQPATDWVVETKVDASEFDRRYQQGGLILYKDSANYVKLDILATNEAGQAIARNLEMRSEIGNAVQNPQPNAPAPANGLVWLRLEKAGTTFTGYSSTDGVNWTAIAQTVSNTALADAKVGLYALGNSAQGQVSNTAFFDYFKVVEEPLEVTAAVTPESPTGENGWYTGDVTVAVEAQGSSGTVYREVNLDGAGWVEYTAPVVVTEEGEHELQYRASTASAGSTEVQSVSFKIDRTAPVPTASVVTDEADPTLRTLELAAEDATSGVDSIEYRIGDAEWAAYGDPVALPTAASTVEYRATDVAGNTSEVASLEVPAVDAPLDVTVVAGARCVAGKAMLTLQTTNNEEVPLTVAYTTAYGAKSFAAVAPGKNAFHAFTTRLVELPAGTATVSVTGVVDGASVTSTIEVQYPAYSCG, encoded by the coding sequence GTGCACAGAGCAGTCCCCATCCCACGAACCCGTCGGCGTACGACGGCGTTCGCGACCGCCTTCGCGGTCATAGCCGGCCTCGCGTTGCCGGCGCTGTGGAGCCCACCACCGGCGGCGCAGGCCGCAGACCTCGAGGCGACGGCCGACTTCCGCGTCCTCGTGTTCTCGGAGACGGCCGGCTTCCGCCACGGGTCGATCACCCCGGCGAACACCCTCATCGAGGACCTGGCCGAGGAGAACGGCTTCGAAGCGGTCTTCACCGAGGACTCGAGCGTGTTCGCGCCCGCCAACGCGGCCGAGCTCGCCCTCTTCGACGCCGTCGTCTTCAACTCGACCACGGGCGACGTGCTCACCGCCGACGAGCAGACCACCTTCGAGGAGTACATCCGCGGCGGCGGCGGCTACGCCGGCATCCACTCCGCGAGCGACACCGAGTACGACTGGCCCTTCTACGGCGGTCTCGTCGGCGGGTACTTCAACGGCCACCCGGCGCCCCAGCAGGCGACGGTGAAGATCGAGGACAAGGTCAACCCGTCGACCATGCACCTCGAGGGCGACACCTGGCTCCTCAGCGACGAGTGGTACAACTACCGCAACTTCACGCGCGACAACGTGCACGTGCTGCTGTCGCTCGACGAGACGAGCTACACGGGCGGCACCCAGGGCGCCGATCACCCGATCGCCTGGTGCCAGGCAGACTACGAAGGCGGCCGCTCGTGGTACACGGGGCTCGGCCACATCGAGTCGAACTACGAGATCCCGGCGTTCCGCCAGCACATCCTCGGCGGCATCGAGATCGCGGCGGGCGTCGTGCCCTCCGGCTGCGCGGCGACGCAGAGCGCGAACTACGAGAAGGTCACGCTCGACGACAACACGCAGAACCCGATGGCGATGGACATCGCGCCCGACGGCAAGGTGTTCTACGCCGAGCGCAACGGTCGCCTGCAGCAGATCGACCCCGAGACCAACGCCACGACGACCGCGCTGACGCTCGCCGTCACCCAGGCCAATGAAGACGGCCTGCTCGGCGTCGTGCTCGACCCCGACTTCGCCGAGAACGGCTGGGTGTACCTCTACTACGCCCCGAACAACGTCGGCGGCGACGGTCCCCACAACCGGCTCTCGCGGTTCACGTACGACTTCGACACGAAGACGGCGTCGCTCGCATCGGAGAAGGTGCTGATGAAGGTGACGACGCAGCGCAACACCTGCTGCCACGCGGGCGGCGACATGCTGTTCGACAACGACGGCAACCTCGTGCTCGCGACCGGCGACAACACCAACCCGTTCGAGTCCGACGGCTACGCGCCCATCGACGAGCGCACCGGCCGTTCGGACTTCGACGCGCAGAAGTCGTCGGCGAACACGAACGACCTTCGCGGCAAGGTGCTCCGCATCACCCCGCAGGCCGACGGCACCTACACGATCCCCGACGGCAACCTGTTCGACGAAGCGGATGACGCGACGAGCAAGACCCGTCCCGAGATCTACGCCATGGGCTTCCGGAACCCGTTCCGCATCGGCCTCGACCCGCAGACGAACAAGCTGTTCGTCGCCGACTACGGCCCCGACGCCGGATCGGCGAACGCGAACCGCGGCCCCGGCGGAACGGTCGAGTGGAACATCGTCGACGAGCCGGGCAACTACGGCTGGCCGCTCTGCGTGGGCATCAAGTGCTACCGGGACTGGAACTTCGCGACCTCGACCGCGGGCCCCGCGTTCGACCCGGCCGCGCCGATCAACAACAGCCCGAACAACACCGGCCTGACGACGCTCCCGCCCGTGATCCAGCCCGAGTGGTGGACCGAGAACGGCACGGCGGCGCTCTACCCCGAGATCGGCAACAGCGGTGCGCCCATGGGCGGCCCGGTGTACCGGTTCGACCCCGACCTCGAGTCCGACACCAAGTGGCCGGCCTACTGGGACGGCAAGGCGATCTTCGGCGAGTGGAACCAGGGCAAGCAGTACTCGATCCAGCTCGACGAGGAGACCGGCTCCGAGATCGTCGACATCAACCGGATCCTGCCCGGCATCTTCGACGGCGGCGGCGACTGGCACCGATCGATGGACTTCGAGTTCGGCCCAGACGGCGCGCTCTACGTCATCGACTGGGGCTCGGACTTCGGCGGCTCGACGGCCGACTCCGGCGTCTACCGCATCGACTACGTCCAGGGCAGCCCTTCGCCGATCGCGCGCGCCTCGGCCGACGTGACGAACGGCCCCGACGAGACGCTGACGGTCAACTTCAGCTCCGAGGGCACGCGGCATCCGCTCGCCCTCGACTACACGCTGGAGTGGAACTTCGGCGACGGCACGGCGACCTCGAGCGAGGCCAACCCGACGCACACCTACGAGGGCGCGGGCCAGTACACGGCCCAGCTCACGGTGACCGACGAACTCGGCCACTCGGCGGTCGCGAACGTGCAGATCGTCGTCGGCAACGCGGTTCCGACCGTGCAGATCACCTTCCCCGAACAGGGCGGGTTCTTCGAGTGGGGCGACCAGGTGCGCTACGAGGTGACGGTGAACGACCCGGATGCCTCGGGTCCCATCGACTGCTCGAACGTCACGGTCGTCGCGGCCCTCGGCCACGACTCGCACAACCACGACTTCGGTGAGCAGCACGGCTGCGAGGGAAGCATCCAGACGATCCGCGACGCGGGCCACGGCCTCGAGGCGAACCTGTTCTGGGTGATCAACGTGAACTACGCCGACGACGGCGGCGCCGCAGGCGTCCCGCTCACCGGCTTCGGCACGAACATCCTCAACCCCAAGTACTTCCAGGCGGAGTACTTCGACGAGACCGGCCGCATCGGCGGAACCGGTGGAGCCGATGACGGGGTTCGCACCGAGACCACGGGCGACTCGGCCGGCGGCGGACGCAACGTCAGCCACATCGAGACGAACGACTGGTGGTCGTACGAGCCGATCAACCTGAAGGGCATCGACTCGGTGTCGCTGCGCATCGCGAAGGGCTTCGCCGGCGACGGCACCATCGCGGCGCGCTGGAACTCGCCGACCGGGCCCACGCTCGGCACGGTGACCTTCCAGCCGACGAACGGCGCGAACGGGCAGCCTGCCTGGCAGACGTATCGGGACTTCCCGATGACGCTGGACACGGCCGCGACGAACGGCGAGACGGGCACGCTGTACTTCGTGCTCACCTCGGGCGGTGCCAACGTCAACAACCTCGTCTTCGAGGGAGACGGCGTCGACACGAACGCCTCGCCGACCGGCGAGCTCACGGTCGACGTGACGAGCGGTGAACCGCCGCTCGCGGTGAACGCCTCCATCGACGCGACCGACCCCGACGGCGACTCCAGCCTCCTCACCTACAAGTGGGATGCCGGAACCGGCGGCGGCTTCGTCAGCGGCACCTCGGAGTTCGCGACCACGTACACCACCCCCGGCGCGTACACCCTCACGGTGCGCGTGACCGACGGCGGCGGCGCGTACCGCGACTTCAAGCAGACGATCACCGTCGACTCGGCGCCCATCGGCATCTGCTACAGCGGTCGCTCCGACGGATTCGACGGCACGTCGCTCGACACGACGAACCGCTGGAACCGCTCGGTGCGCATCGACCAGTTCGCGCAGGTCGCGAACGGTGCGCTCACGATCCCGGCCTCGCTGACGGACATCCACGCCGCCGGCACGGGAACGTCGAACATCGTCCTGCAGGACATCCCTGAAGGTGCCTTCTCGATGACCGCGAAGATCAACTTCCCGGCTCGGGTGCAGTACCAGCAGGCGGGACTCACGATCTACGGCGACGACGACAACTACCTGAAACTCGTGCAGATGGCACGTGGTCAGACGTCGGACCCCGCGAACCGCGTGTTCCAGTTCCTGAAGGAGGACGACGCGACGCCGGTCGAACGCAACACGGCAGCGCTCGGAGCTGACTTCCCCGACACGTACTACGTGCGGCTGGCCAGCGACGGCACCACCGTCACCGCGTCGTACTCGGCGAACGGCACCGACTTCACGACGATGACGGACACGTTCACCCTCGCGGGCATCTCGAACCCGAAGATCGGCCTGCTCGCGCTCGGCTCCAACAGTGCGCCCTCGCAGGCGTACGGCGTGATCAACGCGAAGGTCGACTGGTTCCAGGTGACGCCCGACGACACCGCCACGGCCGAGACGCCGAACGACGAGTTCGACGGCGCGGCCCTGGACGCCTGCCGATGGGAGGTCGTGAACGAGGATGCCTCCGGCTACCGCGTCGCGGACGGCCGACTGCAGATCGACACGTCGCCGTTCGACATCTACAACAGCGACACCGGCGTGACGAACTTCGTCCTCCAGCCCCAGCCGGCCACCGACTGGGTCGTGGAGACGAAGGTCGACGCCTCGGAGTTCGACCGGCGCTACCAGCAGGGCGGCCTGATCCTCTACAAGGATTCGGCCAACTACGTGAAGCTCGACATCCTCGCGACGAACGAGGCCGGTCAGGCGATCGCACGCAACCTGGAGATGCGCAGCGAGATCGGCAATGCCGTGCAGAACCCCCAGCCGAACGCTCCGGCGCCGGCGAACGGGCTCGTCTGGCTGCGTCTGGAGAAGGCCGGAACGACCTTCACCGGATACTCGAGCACCGACGGCGTGAACTGGACGGCGATCGCGCAGACGGTGTCGAACACCGCGCTCGCGGACGCCAAGGTCGGCCTGTACGCCCTGGGCAACTCCGCGCAGGGCCAGGTGTCCAACACCGCCTTCTTCGACTACTTCAAGGTGGTCGAGGAGCCGCTGGAGGTCACGGCGGCCGTGACCCCCGAATCGCCGACCGGCGAGAACGGGTGGTACACGGGTGACGTCACCGTCGCCGTCGAAGCACAGGGGAGCAGCGGCACCGTCTACCGCGAGGTCAACCTCGACGGTGCGGGCTGGGTCGAGTACACGGCGCCCGTCGTCGTGACCGAGGAGGGCGAGCACGAACTGCAGTACCGTGCCTCGACGGCTTCGGCAGGCTCGACCGAGGTGCAGTCGGTCTCGTTCAAGATCGACCGGACGGCACCCGTGCCGACCGCGTCGGTCGTGACCGACGAGGCCGACCCGACGCTGCGGACGCTCGAGCTCGCAGCCGAGGACGCCACGAGCGGGGTCGACTCGATCGAGTACCGCATCGGCGACGCCGAGTGGGCCGCCTACGGCGACCCGGTCGCGCTGCCGACGGCTGCCTCGACGGTCGAGTACCGCGCGACCGACGTCGCCGGCAACACGAGCGAGGTGGCGAGCCTCGAGGTGCCCGCCGTCGACGCCCCGCTCGACGTGACCGTCGTGGCCGGCGCCCGTTGCGTCGCCGGCAAGGCGATGCTCACGCTGCAGACGACGAACAACGAGGAGGTTCCGCTGACCGTCGCGTACACGACGGCCTACGGCGCCAAGTCGTTCGCCGCCGTCGCGCCCGGCAAGAACGCGTTCCATGCGTTCACGACCCGCCTCGTCGAACTGCCCGCCGGGACCGCCACGGTCTCGGTGACGGGAGTCGTCG